From the genome of Lycorma delicatula isolate Av1 chromosome 11, ASM4794821v1, whole genome shotgun sequence, one region includes:
- the LOC142332170 gene encoding uncharacterized protein LOC142332170, which translates to MSFLNDPDFPGNPGWNEKLKKSMSFLDDPDFPGNPGWNEKQKKSMSYLKDPYFPGNPGWLANLKRETTLPTNCSKINDVLGTTTFPSHSPNTVVYGPGGYPTYLSYLPATKTTYYCNDPVFYDQPFLMLETRTTINNGNRTSVHSAYTLYNLQGMQFKQGNVVKSTEVGNNYVNNYF; encoded by the exons ATGAGTTTTCT TAATGACCCTGATTTTCCAGGAAATCCTGGTTGGAATGAGAAACTGAAAAA GAGTATGAGTTTTCT TGATGACCCTGATTTTCCAGGAAATCCTGGTTGGAATGAGAAACAGAAAAA GAGTATGAGTTATTT gaaAGATCCATATTTTCCCGGAAATCCTGGTTGGCTTGCAAACCTTAAAAGAGAGACTACTTTACCAACCAA ttgCAGTAAGATTAACGATGTCCTTGGTACTACAACATTTCCTTCACATTCTCCAAATACTGTAGTTTATGGTCCTGGAGGATATCCAACATATTTATCCTATTTACCTGCTACAAAAACTACATACTATTGCAATGATCCTGTG ttttatgatcAACCATTTTTGATGCTTGAAACACGGACAACAATAAATAATGGTAACCGTACATCCGTTCACTCAGCTTACACACTTTACAATTTACAAGGAATGCAATTTAAACAAG ggaaTGTTGTTAAATCAACAGAAGTAGGAAATAATTATgtgaataattatttctaa